A genomic window from Vitis riparia cultivar Riparia Gloire de Montpellier isolate 1030 chromosome 16, EGFV_Vit.rip_1.0, whole genome shotgun sequence includes:
- the LOC117933542 gene encoding serine/arginine-rich splicing factor RS41 isoform X2, which translates to MRPIFCGNFDYDARQSDLERLFRRYGKVDRVDMKTGFAFIYMEDERDAEDAIRGLDRTGFGRKGRRLRVEWTKQERGIRRPSGSRRSSTNLRPAKTLFVINFDPYNTRTRDLERHFDPYGKILNIRIRRNFAFIQYESQEDATRALEATNMSKLMDRVISVEYAVRDDDERRNGYSPDGRRRDKSSERSYDKGRSLSPYRRERGSPDYGRGSSPSAYRRERASPDYGRDPSPSPRRRDRAMPDHGRSRSPSHHRRERTSHDSARGPSRSPYRSERSDRAIPDYGRGRSPSPGRREKIMPDYPDRPSLSPERKEKTGRSEKAIPDYGRGASPSSPRRERTNSDYVRANSRSRSRSQSQSPRQRERTKPDYGHERSVSPEQREKANPDHGRGPSRSSPRREYDRGPSQSPQQGERALPDYARGPSDSPYQRESISPDYDRGPSPNSKREERDSPNYGGSASPMNGRYRSRSPPARERSRS; encoded by the exons ATGAGGCCCATTTTCTGTGGTAACTTTGATTACGATGCAAGACAGTCTGATTTGGAGCGACTTTTCAGAAGATATGGGAAGGTTGATAGAGTTGATATGAAGACTG GATTTGCCTTTATATATATGGAGGATGAAAGGGATGCTGAGGATGCAATTCGAGGACTTGATAGAACAGGCTTTGGAAGAAAAGGGCGCAGGCTTCGTGTCGAGTGGACAAAG CAAGAACGTGGCATTAGAAGGCCTAGTGGTTCTAGAAGATCTTCAACCAATTTAAGACCTGCAAAGACACTATTCGTTATTAATTTTGATCCATATAATACTAGGACAAGGGACTTGGAGAGACACTTTGATCCATATGggaaaatattaaacataaggATCAGAAGGAATTTTGCATTTATTCAGTATGAATCACAAGAGGATGCCACTAGAGCATTGGAGGCTACAAACATGAG CAAGTTGATGGATCGAGTTATTTCAGTGGAATATGCAGTTCGAGATGATGACGAAAGGAGAAATGGATATAGCCCTGATGGACGGAGGCGCGATAAGTCATCTGAGAGAAGCTATGACAAAGGACGATCCTTGAGTCCCTACCGGAGGGAGAGAGGTAGTCCTGATTATGGTCGTGGCTCTAGCCCAAGTGCCTACAGAAGAGAGAGAGCCAGTCCTGATTATGGCCGTGACCCTAGCCCTAGTCCCCGTCGAAGAGATAGGGCTATGCCTGATCATGGCCGTAGTCGTAGTCCTAGTCATCATCGAAGAGAGAGGACTAGCCATGATTCAGCTCGTGGCCCCAGCCGGAGTCCATATCGAAGTGAAAGAAGTGACAGGGCCATTCCTGATTATGGCCGCGGTCGCAGTCCAAGTCCTGGACGGAGAGAGAAGATTATGCCTGACTATCCGGACAGACCCAGTCTGAGTCCTGAGCGAAAAGAGAAGACAGGACGATCAGAGAAGGCTATTCCTGATTATGGCCGTGGAGCTAGCCCAAGTTCCCCTCGTCGAGAGAGGACTAACTCTGATTATGTTCGTGCCAATAGCCGCAGCCGCAGTCGCAGCCAGAGCCAAAGTCCACGACAAAGAGAGAGGACTAAGCCTGATTATGGCCATGAAAGGAGTGTGAGTCCTGAACAAAGAGAGAAGGCCAATCCTGATCATGGGCGTGGTCCTAGCCGAAGTTCCCCACGTAGAGAGTATGACCGTGGTCCCAGCCAAAGTCCCCAGCAAGGTGAGAGGGCCCTTCCTGATTATGCCCGTGGCCCCAGCGACAGTCCATATCAAAGAGAGAGTATCAGTCCTGACTATGACCGTGGTCCCAGCCCAAATTCCAAGCGTGAAGAGAGGGACAGTCCCAATTATGGTGGATCTGCAAGCCCCATGAATGGGAGATACCGGAG TCGTTCACCCCCGGCACGTGAAAGATCTCGATCTTAG
- the LOC117933151 gene encoding protein DETOXIFICATION 49 has translation MCQPPSSPLSPKCNSNHGYPQKMKEPEPHMGTPLIPKSPTSNQQQYTQTHLSLAIREANSIAKIALPMILTGLLLYSRSMISMLFLGRLGELALAGGSLAVGFANITGYSILSGLAMGMEPICGQAFGAKRHALLGLSLQRTVLLLLFTSLPIAFLWLNMKRILLFCGQDEDIATEAQSYLLYSLPDLFAQSLLHPLRIYLRTQSITLPLTFCATMSIFLHIPINYLLVSHLNLGIKGVALSGVWTNFNLVGSLIIYILISGVYKKTWGGLSMECLRGWKPLLNLAVPSCISVCLEWWWYEIMILLCGLLLNPRATVASMGILIQTTSLIYIFPSSLSFSVSTRVGNELGANQPNKAKCAAIIGLACSFTLGFSALLFAVMVRNVWASMFTQDAEIIALTSMVLPIIGLCELGNCPQTTGCGVLRGTARPRVGANINLGCFYLVGTPVAVGLGFYAGFDFEGLWLGLLAAQASCVVTMLVVLNRTDWEVEAQRAKQLTSGPLVPDEEDDPLIKPEIKVNSYSLAGDLDAPHSPV, from the coding sequence ATGTGTCAGCCACCTTCATCTCCTCTCTCACCCAAATGCAATTCAAACCATGGTTATCctcaaaaaatgaaagagcCAGAGCCCCACATGGGCACCCCATTGATCCCCAAAAGCCCAACATCTAACCAACAGCAATATACACAAACCCACCTCTCTCTAGCCATTAGAGAAGCCAACTCCATAGCTAAAATTGCTCTTCCCATGATACTCACAGGCCTTCTACTCTACTCTCGTTCGATGATCTCCATGCTCTTCCTTGGCCGCCTCGGAGAGCTAGCTTTGGCCGGCGGTTCTCTCGCCGTCGGCTTTGCTAACATCACTGGTTACTCTATTCTCTCTGGCCTCGCCATGGGAATGGAACCCATTTGTGGACAAGCTTTTGGAGCCAAGAGACATGCCCTCCTTGGCCTCTCTCTTCAGAGAACTGTGCTTTTGCTCCTCTTCACTTCACTTCCCATAGCCTTTCTTTGGTTAAACATGAAGAGAATTCTACTCTTCTGTGGCCAAGATGAAGATATAGCTACAGAAGCTCAATCATATCTCCTCTATTCTCTTCCTGACCTCTTTGCTCAATCTCTTCTTCACCCATTACGGATCTACCTTCGAACTCAATCCATAACTCTGCCTCTCACATTCTGCGCTACTATGTCAATTTTTCTGCATATACCCATTAATTACCTTCTTGTTTCGCATCTCAATTTAGGAATCAAAGGCGTTGCTCTTAGTGGGGTTTGGACTAACTTCAACCTTGTAGGTTCTTTAATCATCTACATACTCATCTCCGGCGTGTACAAGAAAACTTGGGGAGGATTATCCATGGAGTGCCTGAGAGGGTGGAAACCTCTCCTGAATTTAGCTGTTCCCAGCTGCATTTCAGTCTGCCTCGAATGGTGGTGGTATGAAATCATGATTCTGCTTTGTGGGTTGCTGCTCAACCCAAGAGCAACCGTTGCTTCAATGGGGATTCTGATTCAAACCACTTCACTCATCTACATATTTCCATCTTCTCTGAGCTTCAGCGTATCCACAAGGGTCGGCAACGAGCTGGGCGCCAACCAGCCAAACAAAGCCAAGTGTGCCGCCATTATAGGCCTGGCCTGCAGCTTCACACTTGGGTTTTCAGCACTGCTGTTCGCAGTCATGGTGAGGAACGTATGGGCAAGCATGTTCACACAAGACGCAGAGATCATAGCCTTAACATCAATGGTCCTCCCCATAATCGGTCTGTGTGAGCTTGGGAACTGCCCACAAACAACAGGATGCGGGGTGCTGAGAGGCACAGCCAGGCCAAGAGTTGGAGCAAACATCAACCTGGGTTGCTTCTATCTGGTTGGAACCCCAGTTGCAGTAGGGCTAGGGTTCTACGCAGGGTTCGACTTTGAGGGTCTGTGGCTCGGTCTCTTAGCCGCACAGGCCTCATGCGTGGTGACCATGCTGGTTGTTTTGAATCGAACAGATTGGGAGGTAGAAGCCCAGAGAGCTAAACAGCTGACTTCAGGCCCTCTGGTTCCCGATGAGGAAGACGACCCATTAATCAAACCTGAAATCAAGGTGAATTCTTACAGTCTGGCCGGTGATTTAGATGCTCCTCACTCACCTGTTTAA
- the LOC117934152 gene encoding BAG family molecular chaperone regulator 3, translated as MMRVKNKPTGLSSINGGSAGDGGESGPVEWELRPGGMLVQRRDPNSDRSSVPAPTIRVRVKFGSIYHEIYISSQATFGELKKMLSGPTGLHHQDQKLLFKDKERDSNAYLDMAGVKDRSKILLVEDPISQEKRYLEMRRNAKMEKASKSISEISLEVDRLAGQVSALESVISKGGKVAEKVMLNLTELLMNQLINLDSIIADGDVKLQRKMQVRRVQKYVETLDMLKIKNSTSDSDGDQMPMQHQQKRQSNGQRPPAAAPPLIQQLQQPRHSVAHLPIQMHQQPPQPSRHSTSGPVVVTTKWETFDSASAPPLVSAPPTSATTAANINPVHPKLNWEFFD; from the exons ATGATGCGGGTGAAGAATAAACCGACAGGGCTGTCATCGATCAATGGTGGCTCAGCCGGCGATGGTGGCGAGTCAGGCCCAGTGGAATGGGAGCTGAGACCAGGAGGAATGCTGGTACAGAGACGAGACCCGAATTCTGATCGGAGCTCCGTTCCCGCTCCCACCATTAGAGTTAGGGTTAAATTCGGCTCCATCTATCACGAAATCTATATCAGTTCTCAAGCCACCTTCG GGGAGTTGAAGAAGATGTTGTCAGGGCCAACAGGGCTTCACCACCAAGACCAGAAGCTGTTGTTCAAGGACAAGGAGAGGGACTCCAATGCCTATCTTGACATGGCCGGTGTCAAGGACAGATCGAAAATTCTGTTGGTTGAGGACCCTATTAGCCAGGAGAAGCGATATCTCGAGATGCGAAGAAATGCTAAGATGGAAAAGGCCTCAAAGTCGATCTCCGAAATCAGTTTGGAGGTTGACAGGCTCGCTGGCCAG GTATCAGCTCTTGAATCGGTTATTTCCAAAGGTGGTAAAGTTGCAGAAAAAGTGATGTTGAATCTCACCGAGTTGTTGATGAATCAGCTGATTAATTTGGACAGTATAATCGCGGATGGAGACGTTAAATTGCAGAGGAAAATGCAG GTGAGAAGAGTGCAGAAGTATGTCGAAACTCTAGATATGTTGAAGATAAAGAACTCGACCTCTGACAGCGATGGAGATCAAATGCCAATGCAGCATCAGCAGAAGCGACAGTCTAACGGGCAAAGACCACCAGCAGCAGCGCCACCACTAATTCAACAGCTGCAGCAACCAAGGCATTCAGTAGCCCACCTGCCAATACAAATGCATCAGCAGCCGCCACAGCCATCAAGGCATTCAACATCAGGGCCTGTTGTTGTGACCACAAAATGGGAGACTTTCGATTCTGCCTCAGCCCCACCACTAGTGTCGGCGCCCCCCACATCCGCGACCACTGCAGCCAACATCAATCCAGTTCATCCTAAACTCAATTGGGAATTCTTCGATTGA
- the LOC117933542 gene encoding serine/arginine-rich splicing factor RS41 isoform X3, translating into MEDERDAEDAIRGLDRTGFGRKGRRLRVEWTKQERGIRRPSGSRRSSTNLRPAKTLFVINFDPYNTRTRDLERHFDPYGKILNIRIRRNFAFIQYESQEDATRALEATNMSKLMDRVISVEYAVRDDDERRNGYSPDGRRRDKSSERSYDKGRSLSPYRRERGSPDYGRGSSPSAYRRERASPDYGRDPSPSPRRRDRAMPDHGRSRSPSHHRRERTSHDSARGPSRSPYRSERSDRAIPDYGRGRSPSPGRREKIMPDYPDRPSLSPERKEKTGRSEKAIPDYGRGASPSSPRRERTNSDYVRANSRSRSRSQSQSPRQRERTKPDYGHERSVSPEQREKANPDHGRGPSRSSPRREYDRGPSQSPQQGERALPDYARGPSDSPYQRESISPDYDRGPSPNSKREERDSPNYGGSASPMNGRYRSRSPPARERSRS; encoded by the exons ATGGAGGATGAAAGGGATGCTGAGGATGCAATTCGAGGACTTGATAGAACAGGCTTTGGAAGAAAAGGGCGCAGGCTTCGTGTCGAGTGGACAAAG CAAGAACGTGGCATTAGAAGGCCTAGTGGTTCTAGAAGATCTTCAACCAATTTAAGACCTGCAAAGACACTATTCGTTATTAATTTTGATCCATATAATACTAGGACAAGGGACTTGGAGAGACACTTTGATCCATATGggaaaatattaaacataaggATCAGAAGGAATTTTGCATTTATTCAGTATGAATCACAAGAGGATGCCACTAGAGCATTGGAGGCTACAAACATGAG CAAGTTGATGGATCGAGTTATTTCAGTGGAATATGCAGTTCGAGATGATGACGAAAGGAGAAATGGATATAGCCCTGATGGACGGAGGCGCGATAAGTCATCTGAGAGAAGCTATGACAAAGGACGATCCTTGAGTCCCTACCGGAGGGAGAGAGGTAGTCCTGATTATGGTCGTGGCTCTAGCCCAAGTGCCTACAGAAGAGAGAGAGCCAGTCCTGATTATGGCCGTGACCCTAGCCCTAGTCCCCGTCGAAGAGATAGGGCTATGCCTGATCATGGCCGTAGTCGTAGTCCTAGTCATCATCGAAGAGAGAGGACTAGCCATGATTCAGCTCGTGGCCCCAGCCGGAGTCCATATCGAAGTGAAAGAAGTGACAGGGCCATTCCTGATTATGGCCGCGGTCGCAGTCCAAGTCCTGGACGGAGAGAGAAGATTATGCCTGACTATCCGGACAGACCCAGTCTGAGTCCTGAGCGAAAAGAGAAGACAGGACGATCAGAGAAGGCTATTCCTGATTATGGCCGTGGAGCTAGCCCAAGTTCCCCTCGTCGAGAGAGGACTAACTCTGATTATGTTCGTGCCAATAGCCGCAGCCGCAGTCGCAGCCAGAGCCAAAGTCCACGACAAAGAGAGAGGACTAAGCCTGATTATGGCCATGAAAGGAGTGTGAGTCCTGAACAAAGAGAGAAGGCCAATCCTGATCATGGGCGTGGTCCTAGCCGAAGTTCCCCACGTAGAGAGTATGACCGTGGTCCCAGCCAAAGTCCCCAGCAAGGTGAGAGGGCCCTTCCTGATTATGCCCGTGGCCCCAGCGACAGTCCATATCAAAGAGAGAGTATCAGTCCTGACTATGACCGTGGTCCCAGCCCAAATTCCAAGCGTGAAGAGAGGGACAGTCCCAATTATGGTGGATCTGCAAGCCCCATGAATGGGAGATACCGGAG TCGTTCACCCCCGGCACGTGAAAGATCTCGATCTTAG
- the LOC117933542 gene encoding serine/arginine-rich splicing factor RS41 isoform X1, with protein MKMRPIFCGNFDYDARQSDLERLFRRYGKVDRVDMKTGFAFIYMEDERDAEDAIRGLDRTGFGRKGRRLRVEWTKQERGIRRPSGSRRSSTNLRPAKTLFVINFDPYNTRTRDLERHFDPYGKILNIRIRRNFAFIQYESQEDATRALEATNMSKLMDRVISVEYAVRDDDERRNGYSPDGRRRDKSSERSYDKGRSLSPYRRERGSPDYGRGSSPSAYRRERASPDYGRDPSPSPRRRDRAMPDHGRSRSPSHHRRERTSHDSARGPSRSPYRSERSDRAIPDYGRGRSPSPGRREKIMPDYPDRPSLSPERKEKTGRSEKAIPDYGRGASPSSPRRERTNSDYVRANSRSRSRSQSQSPRQRERTKPDYGHERSVSPEQREKANPDHGRGPSRSSPRREYDRGPSQSPQQGERALPDYARGPSDSPYQRESISPDYDRGPSPNSKREERDSPNYGGSASPMNGRYRSRSPPARERSRS; from the exons A TGAAAATGAGGCCCATTTTCTGTGGTAACTTTGATTACGATGCAAGACAGTCTGATTTGGAGCGACTTTTCAGAAGATATGGGAAGGTTGATAGAGTTGATATGAAGACTG GATTTGCCTTTATATATATGGAGGATGAAAGGGATGCTGAGGATGCAATTCGAGGACTTGATAGAACAGGCTTTGGAAGAAAAGGGCGCAGGCTTCGTGTCGAGTGGACAAAG CAAGAACGTGGCATTAGAAGGCCTAGTGGTTCTAGAAGATCTTCAACCAATTTAAGACCTGCAAAGACACTATTCGTTATTAATTTTGATCCATATAATACTAGGACAAGGGACTTGGAGAGACACTTTGATCCATATGggaaaatattaaacataaggATCAGAAGGAATTTTGCATTTATTCAGTATGAATCACAAGAGGATGCCACTAGAGCATTGGAGGCTACAAACATGAG CAAGTTGATGGATCGAGTTATTTCAGTGGAATATGCAGTTCGAGATGATGACGAAAGGAGAAATGGATATAGCCCTGATGGACGGAGGCGCGATAAGTCATCTGAGAGAAGCTATGACAAAGGACGATCCTTGAGTCCCTACCGGAGGGAGAGAGGTAGTCCTGATTATGGTCGTGGCTCTAGCCCAAGTGCCTACAGAAGAGAGAGAGCCAGTCCTGATTATGGCCGTGACCCTAGCCCTAGTCCCCGTCGAAGAGATAGGGCTATGCCTGATCATGGCCGTAGTCGTAGTCCTAGTCATCATCGAAGAGAGAGGACTAGCCATGATTCAGCTCGTGGCCCCAGCCGGAGTCCATATCGAAGTGAAAGAAGTGACAGGGCCATTCCTGATTATGGCCGCGGTCGCAGTCCAAGTCCTGGACGGAGAGAGAAGATTATGCCTGACTATCCGGACAGACCCAGTCTGAGTCCTGAGCGAAAAGAGAAGACAGGACGATCAGAGAAGGCTATTCCTGATTATGGCCGTGGAGCTAGCCCAAGTTCCCCTCGTCGAGAGAGGACTAACTCTGATTATGTTCGTGCCAATAGCCGCAGCCGCAGTCGCAGCCAGAGCCAAAGTCCACGACAAAGAGAGAGGACTAAGCCTGATTATGGCCATGAAAGGAGTGTGAGTCCTGAACAAAGAGAGAAGGCCAATCCTGATCATGGGCGTGGTCCTAGCCGAAGTTCCCCACGTAGAGAGTATGACCGTGGTCCCAGCCAAAGTCCCCAGCAAGGTGAGAGGGCCCTTCCTGATTATGCCCGTGGCCCCAGCGACAGTCCATATCAAAGAGAGAGTATCAGTCCTGACTATGACCGTGGTCCCAGCCCAAATTCCAAGCGTGAAGAGAGGGACAGTCCCAATTATGGTGGATCTGCAAGCCCCATGAATGGGAGATACCGGAG TCGTTCACCCCCGGCACGTGAAAGATCTCGATCTTAG